One region of Cytobacillus sp. FSL H8-0458 genomic DNA includes:
- the radC gene encoding RadC family protein, with protein sequence MKSAKRVEIVSVKLVRESTVLYKNRVIRSPQDAYELIKSFLEDKDREHFIVVTLDVKNQPVSINVCHIGSLNASIVSPREVMKSAILSSAASIMVAHNHPSGETTESREDVEVTKRLAEAGKLMGIELLDHLIIGDGKYTSLKEKGYI encoded by the coding sequence ATGAAAAGTGCTAAAAGAGTTGAAATTGTGTCAGTGAAACTAGTAAGAGAATCAACTGTTTTGTATAAGAATAGGGTTATTAGAAGTCCTCAGGATGCATATGAGTTAATTAAGAGTTTCTTAGAGGATAAAGACCGTGAGCATTTCATTGTTGTGACCTTAGACGTCAAGAACCAACCAGTATCTATAAATGTCTGCCATATTGGTAGCTTAAATGCCAGCATCGTTAGCCCTCGTGAAGTTATGAAATCAGCTATCTTGTCATCTGCAGCGAGTATCATGGTGGCTCATAACCATCCATCTGGTGAAACTACCGAATCCAGGGAAGATGTGGAAGTTACAAAACGTCTTGCTGAAGCTGGAAAGCTTATGGGGATTGAGCTTTTGGACCATCTCATTATTGGTGATGGGAAATATACATCCTTGAAAGAAAAAGGATATATTTAA